A stretch of Spirochaetota bacterium DNA encodes these proteins:
- a CDS encoding MotA/TolQ/ExbB proton channel family protein yields MDWIASAFDYLSRGGIVMVFILIASIIGVSISIERYFFLTNLRRSTKKLFSIAKEKIEKGNVRDILAICDTEKTVSSNILRTAIDVYLKGLSKEEIERSIQDIAKIEMPIVNRYLYLLGTMVTVSPMLGLLGTVLGMIKATSVLAEKGLASPSELLTGIAEALITTAAGLIVAIPLLILYNYLANKSQEIIEEIEANVTEILLLMSSSKSIW; encoded by the coding sequence ATGGATTGGATAGCATCTGCTTTTGATTATCTATCAAGAGGCGGAATAGTTATGGTTTTCATACTGATCGCCTCCATAATCGGTGTCTCTATATCAATAGAAAGATATTTCTTCCTAACAAATCTAAGAAGATCAACAAAAAAACTCTTTAGTATAGCTAAGGAGAAAATAGAAAAAGGTAATGTCAGAGACATACTTGCAATATGCGACACTGAAAAGACAGTATCTTCAAACATTCTGAGAACTGCTATTGATGTTTATCTAAAAGGTTTGAGCAAAGAGGAAATTGAGAGGTCTATACAGGACATCGCTAAGATAGAGATGCCAATAGTGAACAGATACCTATACCTTCTTGGAACGATGGTTACAGTTTCACCTATGCTTGGACTACTCGGAACTGTTTTAGGAATGATAAAAGCAACTTCTGTTCTAGCAGAGAAAGGGCTTGCATCACCATCAGAACTTTTGACTGGTATAGCAGAAGCGCTCATAACAACTGCAGCAGGACTCATAGTCGCTATTCCACTACTGATACTCTATAACTATCTAGCAAACAAGTCTCAAGAGATAATTGAGGAGATAGAAGCTAATGTAACCGAAATACTACTTCTTATGTCATCATCCAAGAGTATATGGTGA
- a CDS encoding prenyltransferase → MTEKDKIKTISKIIKKNNTITLTTKDSKCNVWSTKVFYGEDGGDIYVILEKDGHAYKNILENKDIFFVIEKNEPTEFIQGFAEAEIIGDSDKTPERSIVTRKNFPIVPFLRSNPNTVVVKLKLKKLYVSYFTEGWIPRFEVNFDNYTREQLAREMSNEPRIKYYIQATRPWSLVATIGAVIIGTLLAPLVDILKFALTLFGAITVHLGVNAISDYFDHRRGADTWKTLGSSRVLVENILKPSEVLTLGTILILVSIGIAAIIWYLIGFNMIFLYLVILGGVLGLFYTFIGFGFKYVGLGDLAVFLAWTGIAFGSYFVQTTILNWNVLISFLPISLLVVAILHGNNMRDIQDDINSGYRTFAGILGPELSKYYYAFLVISAYVSLVVAVILGLLPIWTLISLLSITHAINNIKWAFKDNYIQKGMLDLLTANLVRINSILIIVGIIIHKIT, encoded by the coding sequence ATGACCGAGAAAGATAAGATAAAAACGATATCAAAGATCATCAAGAAGAATAATACTATAACATTAACTACAAAGGACAGCAAGTGTAATGTTTGGTCAACAAAAGTTTTTTATGGTGAAGATGGTGGAGATATATATGTAATTCTTGAGAAAGACGGTCACGCATACAAGAACATTCTAGAAAACAAAGATATCTTCTTCGTAATTGAAAAGAACGAACCAACCGAGTTTATTCAAGGATTTGCTGAAGCGGAAATAATAGGAGATTCTGATAAAACTCCAGAAAGGTCAATAGTAACAAGGAAAAACTTTCCGATCGTCCCGTTCCTTAGATCCAACCCGAACACAGTGGTCGTAAAGTTGAAATTAAAGAAATTGTATGTAAGCTACTTTACTGAGGGATGGATACCCAGATTTGAAGTTAATTTTGATAACTACACTAGAGAACAACTTGCCAGAGAAATGTCAAACGAACCAAGGATAAAGTATTATATTCAGGCAACCAGACCTTGGTCACTAGTTGCGACGATAGGTGCTGTTATAATAGGAACTTTACTAGCACCACTAGTTGATATTCTAAAATTTGCTTTGACACTGTTTGGTGCGATAACAGTTCATCTCGGTGTTAATGCAATATCGGATTACTTTGACCACAGAAGAGGAGCAGACACTTGGAAAACGCTAGGTTCTAGTAGAGTGCTTGTAGAAAACATACTAAAGCCTAGCGAAGTCTTAACATTAGGAACAATTCTGATATTAGTCTCTATCGGCATAGCGGCAATTATATGGTATTTGATAGGCTTCAATATGATATTTTTGTATCTTGTTATACTTGGTGGTGTCTTAGGACTTTTCTACACATTTATAGGTTTTGGTTTTAAGTATGTAGGACTTGGTGATCTGGCAGTATTTCTTGCTTGGACAGGAATTGCCTTTGGCTCTTACTTTGTTCAAACTACTATTCTGAATTGGAATGTTTTAATATCATTCTTACCAATATCTCTACTCGTCGTTGCTATACTTCACGGAAATAATATGAGAGACATCCAAGATGATATAAACTCTGGATACAGAACATTTGCAGGAATACTAGGTCCTGAACTATCAAAGTATTACTACGCTTTTCTAGTAATTTCTGCTTATGTGTCATTGGTAGTTGCAGTAATATTAGGATTACTACCTATATGGACTCTAATATCACTATTATCCATAACTCACGCTATAAATAACATAAAGTGGGCTTTCAAGGATAACTACATTCAAAAAGGGATGCTTGACCTACTGACTGCTAACCTCGTCAGGATAAATTCCATACTCATAATAGTTGGCATCATAATACATAAAATAACATAA